The genomic DNA GCCCGAGGTCGTCATGGTGAAGGTTCGCATCGAGTCGGCGAACTTGGACAGGTCCCATTCGGCCGGACCGTGGTACCAGTACAGGTTGTCGGCCTGCTGGCCGTTGCCGTTGACCGAGGAGACCACGCGGGCCCAGCGCTCGACGCTGTCGAAGATCACGGCGTAAGGCAGGTAGCGGGAGAAGAGTTCCACCCGCTGGGCCGGTGGGATGTTCCCGCCGACGTCACCGGAGGCCAGATACTCCCGGAAGCCGAGGGTGTGGGCGAGGGCTCCCGCGCCCTTGGCGGTCTTGGCCGGCATGTATTGACCGCCGACGGCCATGGCGGCGCCCGCGATGATCAGGGCCAGGCCGAGCAGGCCGTACGTGGTGAACCAGGCCAGCGCGACGGTGCCGAGGACCCCGGCCACGGTGAGCACGACGCCGACGGTCGTCCAGCGGGTGCGCACGGTGTCGGGGCGGCGGGCGAACCAGCCCTGGGTGACCACGTCACGGTAGAGCGCGTCGCGGACCTTGCCGAGGTTGGCCGCGAACGAACCCTGGAGGTGGGAGAGCAGGACCGCGTCGCGGCCGTCGAAGATGGCGTCGTAGAGGGCGCGCTCGTAGGTCAGCAGCGAGCCGACCGGGGCGTCGGCCAGCCGGACCAGGGTCCAGTCGGGTGAGTCGTAGGCCTGCCGAGGCTGCTCGTCGATCCGGATGAAGCCCCGGACGGCCAGGTCCACGATCGTGGCGGTCACGTCGACCACGTCGGCCTGCTCGTCCATGAGCGTGCCGATCTGACCGGGACGCACCCCGTCCGGTGGGGCGAAGTGGCCGTTCTCGACCGCGCTGAGCGAACCGGACTCGTGGCCGACCACCCGGGCGTCGCGGCCGCGCGTCCAGTAGACCAGGCCGAGGCCGCCGAGCATCAGGACCAGCAGGCCGGCCAGCGCGCCGCCGGTGACGGCGTTCAGGGCGAAGGCGTTGGACAGCTCGAAACGGCGCTCCAGGATCGGGCCGCCCTTGGTGGCGCCCGGCGGGTAGCCGATGACCACCGTGAGCACCTCGCCCGGGCCCAGTTCCTGCTGCTCGAACTCCGCGGTGGTCCCGGTGTGGTCCGGTGACGCGGTGGTGCAGCCGATCGCGGAGCTCAGCACACCCGCGAAGCAGGACAGGTTCTGCAGCTGACCCGGACCGGTCACCGTGACCTTGGCCTGGGCGACCGGGACGGACCAGGCCCCCACGGCGTACCAGCGCAGCTCCTGGGCGTCGGCCAGCGGGGTCACCGCGCCCTTGACGTCGTACTCCAGCTTGGCGGCACCCGCACCCTTCAGCGTGATCGAGTCACCCTGCAGCGTCGCGTCGCCCTTGAGGTTGACGACCTGGTAGAGGCGGTCGCTGCCGTCGTCGTAGCGGGTGCGGTCGACCAGTTTCCGGGTCGGCGCGCTGCCTTCGAAGGTCACGCTCTCGGTGACGTGCAGTATGCCGTCCTGCCGTAGTTCGAGGGTGACCGTGTCGTCGGTCACCTTGCCCGCCTGGGTGGCCGACATGGCCGCCGTACCGGCTGCGAGGGCCGGAGAGGCACTCAGGGCCAGCGTGAGTGCGGCAACCGCGGCAACGCTCCCGGCCGCTCGGTGTAAAACAGATCCCGCCATGGCTCGGGAGCCTATCGAGAACCACCCGCCGCTGACTGCCACCCTTCGTCCCTATTTTTCGGTCAGTAAACCTAATTAGGTCAATATCCGCTAGATTGCCGCCCGGAGATCTTCACTCTGAAGAAGGCGGAAACATGCGCCCACGCGGATCGAGCCCTCTGGCCTTCGGGGTTTTCGGTGTCCTGGCCATGACCTTCGCCGCGGTCGTGGTGATCGCCGGTCTGGCGGGGGACGATGGGGTGGAGGTTCCGGCCACTCCGGGCGCCGGGCCCGTAGCGACCAGAAATACCGAACTCCCACCGGCCGAGGACGCGGAGGTCACTCCGCCGAGATTCGGGCCGCCGCCCACCTTGAAGCTCGACTCGATGGGCGAGACCGAGATCACGCCGGCCGCCCGGCAGAAGATGCTCGTCGACCTCCGGGCCATGCGACGCTCCGACACCGCAGCCAGACTGAAGCGCAACCCGCTGTACGGCACCGGCACCATGCGCCCCACCGCCTGCCGCGCCCCCCGGCCCTCGACCAGGCCCGCCGCCATGCTGGCCTATCTCACCGCCGTCACCGATTGCCTGGACCGGGCCTGGTCGGGGAAGTTCTCCCAGGCCGGAGCGGTCTTCCTGCAGCCGCGCCGGGTCTACTGGTCCCGTCCGGGCCGGGGGCCCTGCGGCACCTACCCCAACCCCCGGTTCGCCGCCTACTACTGCCCGTCCAACCGGGGCATGTACATCGGCCTGACCCATCTCGTCGAGCAGACCGGCCGGACCGACCCGGCCGCCAACCACGTCCCGTACCTGACCGTGCTCGCCCATGAGTACGGCCATCACGTGCAGACGATGGCGGGGATCGGCGGAGCCTGGTGGTGGGAGGTCGCAGACCGGTCCAAGACCGCCCAGAACGCGTACTCCCGCCGCAACGAACTCCAGGCTCAGTGCATGGCGGGAGTCTTCGCCCGCACCGTCCAGACCTCGCTCGGCGTCACCGGCGCCCGCTGGAACCAGGCGCTGCAGATGGAGTACAGCCGCGGCGACGACCAGGGCGGCGGGGGCGCCCGCGACCACGGCACCGGCGACCACTACGCCGGATGGCTCCAGCAGGGCTGGAAGTACGCCAAGGTCGGCTACTGCAACACCTGGGCCGTCTCCGCCTCGCAGGTCAGCTGAGCCCGGTCCCGGGCACCGGCGCGGGCTGGGAACCGGGCCCGCCACCGGCGGCCGGGGACCTCGACCTCTCCGGTGCGGATCACGAGGAGAGCGACCCGGTTCGGGTATGTAAGTGCCGACTCCGGCGCTCCCGGCTGGGTAGAATGCCCACCTGTTCACGATGATCCCGCCGGGCACCGCGTCCGACGGGATCGGTACCCATGTCGGCAGCCGAGAGCCTCCCGAGGTGGCATGCGCGGGCCTGTGCCTGGACGACCCCGAGCAGGTATGGCCGCCGCTGTTATGGCGATTTGTTGCCTTATATCAGGATGTAGCGCGCAGGGCGGTGGGCCCGCGCCGACCAGTGACCCCATGACGGTCCGCCGGAGTCCGGCTCCGCTGGTCATGATCATCGGAGACAGTTTCACCGTGGGGTCGGGCCCGGTCGAGCGGTGGGACACCTACGCCGCGAAGGCCGCCCGCGAGCTGGGCTGGCAGCTCGTCACCGCGGGGGCGGCGGGGACGGGTTTCGTCAACCCCGGTCCGGCGAGGCGGACCTTTCAGGAGTCCTTCACCGAGGAGCTCTCCTGGCGACCCGCCCCCGACCTGCTGATCGTCTCCGGCGGGCACAACGACCGCCGCACCGGCTTCGGCAAGGTGAACAAGGCCGCCCGGCGGCTGCTCGAACTCGCCCGCACCACCTGGCCGCACACCAGGATCATCGTGATCGGCCCCCTCTGGATGGCCAAGCCTCCCCGGTGGGCCTACGGCGTCAGGGACGCCGTGGCGGTCGCCGCCGACACCGAGGGGGCGACCTTCCTGGACCCGCTCGGTGAGCACTGGCGCCGGGAGACGATCCTGCCCGACGGCGTCCATCCCACGCTCGCCGGGCACGTGCAGGTTGCGCGATGGCTGGTCACGGCACTCCGCGGGCACGGGATCGGACCGGCGCCGGGCGGACCGGGACCGGACCGCCGCAGCGGCTGAGGCGAAGCGGCCGCCGGCGCGGTGCGCATGCCGGCGGCCTCCGCCGCGATGCGGCCGGGTGCGTTCGACAGGTCCCCCGGCGCGGAGAGGACCTGTCGAACAGGCCTCAGGAGAGGGTGGGGGTGGGTGGGGTGCCGGTGCCGTTCCAGGAGCCGATGAAGCCGTAGGTGGCGGTGCCGCCTGCGGGGATGGTGCCGTTCCAGGCGGCGTTGGTGAAGGTGAAGACGGTGCCGGTGGCGGTGTGGGTGGCGTTCCAGGCTTGGGTGATGTTCACGCCGGAGGGGTAGGTCAGCACGCTCTTCCAGGTGGTGACGGCGGTGGTGCATTTGACGGTGACTTCGCCCTGGAAGCCGCCTTGCCAGGAGTTGGTGGTCTTGTAGGTGGAGGTGCAGCCGTTGGGTGGGGCGGTGGTGGTGGTGAAGGTGGTGGTGGCGGAGGCGGGGGAGGTGTTTGCGGCGGCGTCCCTGGCCACCACGTGGACGGTGTAGGCGGTCGCGGGGTTCAGGCCGGTCAGGGTGACGGTGTTGGTGGTGGCGGAGGCGAGTTTGGTGGTGCCGGCGTAGACGTCGTAGCCGGTGACGGCCCGGTTGTCGGTGGCGGCGGTCCAGGTGAGTTTGGCGCCGCTGCCGGTGATGTCGGAGACGGTGGGTTTGCCCGGCGTCGTCGGAGCCTCGGTGTCAGGAGTGGTGCTGCCGCCGGCCAGCGCGTCGTGGATCGCGGTGTAGGCGGGCTTCTGGCCGTAGTTCTCGTCGTACGGCAGAGCCGCACCCTGACCTGAGAAGGTGTCCGGGACCCAGGAGTACTTGTCGGTGAAGCCCCAGATCGTGATGCCGGCGCACTGGCTCACCGCGAGACAGGCGTTGACGACGTTGGTGTAGTAGCCGGCCTGCTGGGCGTCCTTGGTCGCGTCACGGGGCATGGTCATCCGGATGTCGATCTCGGTGAACCTGACCTGGACGCCGAGGTCGGCGAAGCGCTGCAGGTTCTGCTGGACCTGGCCCGGGAATCCGTACTGGATGGCCAGGTGGCCCTGGAAGCCCACGCAGTCGACCGGCACGCCCTGCGAGCGCAGCGTCTTCACCAGGTTGTACATCGCGGTGCTCTTGGCGTTGACGCCCTCGACGTTGTAGTCGTTGATGCAGAGTCTGGCGTCGGGGTCGGCCGTCCGCGCGGCCCGGAAGGCGTCGGCGATGTAGTCGTCCCCCAGCTTCTGGCGCCAGAACGAGTCACGCATGTTGCCGTTGTCGTCGAAGACCTCGTTCACGACGTCCCAGGACACGACGGTCGGGTTGGCGGCGTAGCGGCCGACGACCTGCGCGATGTGGTTGCGCATCGCCGAGCGCATGGCGTCGGCCCCGAGGTTCTGCACCCAGTTCGGCGTCTGGCTGTGCCACACCAGCGTGTGCCCGTGGACCTGCTGGTTGTTCTGCGTGGCGAAGTTGACGATCGCATCCGCTCCGGACCAGTTGAACTGGTTCTGGCTCGGTTCGGTGGCATCCCATTTCAGCGCGTTCTCCGGGGTTACCTGGCTGAATTCGGTGCCCGCGATGGTGCGGTAGGACGCCTCGCCGGCCAGCGGAGAGGTGGCGAGCGCGGTGCCGATGAACTTGCCGTGCGCCGCGGCGTGGGCGCGCAAAGGCTCCGAGGCGTGGGCCGGGGTGACCGGAAGAACGGTCGCGATGATCGGGAGGACGGCGAGCGCCCCGATCGAGATCGCGCTGCGGAGTCTGGACATGGGAGTCCTCTCTACGAGGTCATGGAAACTTGTTGCTATTAGCCGAAACTTTCAAAGACCGACCGTGCTAAGGGGTACGGCCGCGGGCCGTACCCCTTGGCTACCGGGTCAGGAGAGGGTGGGGGTGGGTGGGGTGCCGGTGCCGTTCCAGGAGCCGATGAAGCCGTAGGTGGCGGTGCCGCCTGCGGGGATGGTGCCGTTCCAGGCGGCGTTGGTGAAGGTGAAGACGGTGCCGGTGGCGGTGTGGGTGGCGTTCCAGGCTTGGGTGATGTTCACGCCGGAGGGGTAGGTCAGCACGCTCTTCCAGGTGGTGACGGCGGTGGTGCATTTGACGGTGACTTCGCCCTGGAAGCCGCCTTGCCAGGAGTTGGTGGTCTTGTAGGTGGAGGTGCAGCCGTTGGGTGGGGCGGTGGTGGTGGTGAAGGCGGTGGTGGCGGAGGCGGGGGAGGTGTTTGCGGCGGCGTCCCTGGCCACCACGTGGACGGTGTAGGCGGTCGCGGGGTTCAGGCCGGTCAGGGTGACGGTGTTGGTGCTGGAGGAGGCGAGTTTGCTCGTGCCGGCGTAGACGTCGTAGCCGGTGACGGCCCGGTTGTCGGTGGCGGCGGTCCAATTCAAGGTCGCGCCGGAAGAGGTGACGGCCGAGACGGTGGGTTTGCCCGGCGTCGTCGGAGCCTCGGTGTCAGGAGTGCCGCCCCCGCCGTAGATGGTGGCCTGCACGGAGGTCTGGGCGATGCCGTTCGCACCGTTGAAGAGCCGCTGGCCCCAGCTGGTCAGGCTGGAGACGTCGAAATTGGTCACCTGGTCGAGGTATTCGACGCCGCCGCCGTTGCCACTCCAGGACCAGCCGAGGTAGCCGAGGCCCCGGGCCTGCGCCTGGGCCATGATCGTGTCCTCGTCCGGGTTGCCGTCGGAGTGGTTGAAGCCGAACTCGCCGACCACCAGGGGCAGCCCGGCGCTCTGGAAGCTCTGCATGTAGCCGGTGACCTCGGCGGCCGTGTCGAACACCCCGTACATGTGGACGGAGAAGACGGTGTTGCGCTGCGGGTCGGCGGCGAAGACCGTCGCCGCGTTGTCGCGCATGGTGAAGCCCCAGTCCTGGCCCCAGTTGGGCGCGTCCACCATGATCAGGTGCTGGAAGCCGTTGCTGCGCAGCCGGGAGATCGCCGACGAGGTGGCCTGGGTCCAGCCGGGGGTGGTCGCGTTGTTGCCGAAGGGCTCGTTGCCGATGTTCAGGACGACGTAGTCCTCCTGGCCGACGATCGCGCTCTTCACACTGATCCAGTAGTCGACGGCCTGGTCGAGGGTGTAGGCGCCGCTCTGCTCGCCGTACCCGGTGGTGTCGTGGTTCTCCAGCACGCAGATGAGCTTGTTCTGCTTGCACAGCGAGACGACGTTAGCCACGTCGGCGGCGCCGTTGGCGGTCCACCGGCCGCCGCTCAGCACCACCCGCACCGTGTTCGCGCCGAGGGACTTGATGCCGGCGAAGGATGCGGTCTGGGACGCGTACCAGGTGTGTGCGTGGCTGGTGCCGCGCATGACGAACGGCGTGCCGTTCGCCTCAACGATCTTCGTGCCGCTCACGTGCAGGCCGGTGGCGGCGTGGGCGGCGGGCATCGAGATGAAGAACGACAGGAAGAGCGCGACGAGCATCGCGAATCGTGTTCTCATGAGCTACCTCGGTCGGGGGGAGGGGCCGGCCGGGTGGAGGGGTCGTCGCACCCGGCCGGGGTCTGGGGGAAGATCACTGGCGGGTCAGCTCGCGGTGCAGGTCACCGGGGTGGGGACGCCGTTGGTGCCGTTCTGGCTCGCGCTGAACCCGAAGGCCGCCGAGGCGCCGGGGGCGAGGTTGCCGTTCCACCCGACGTTCCTGACCGACACGTCCGCTCCCGTCTGGGTGTGCGTGCCGTTCCAGAGCTGGGTGACGGTCTGGCCGTTCGGGAACTTCCAGGTCACCGTCCAGCCGTTGACGGCCGAGCCACCCTCGTTCTTGACGGTCACATCCCCCTGGAAGGCGCCCTGCCAGGAGTTGGTGATCTTGTAGGTGGCGGTGCAGCCGCCGGCCGGGGGCGTCGTGGTGGTGAAGGAGGTGCTCTCGGAGTCCGCCGAGGAGTTGCCGGCGGCGTCCCTGGCCACCACGTGGACGGTGTAGGCGGTGGTGGGGGTGAGGCCGGTGAGGTCGTAGCTCGTCGTGGTGGCGGTCCCGGCCTTCGTGCTGCCCCGGTAGACGTCGTAGCCGGTGACGCCGACGTTGTCGGTGGCGGCGGTCCAGGTCAGCCTGGCGGTGGTCCCGGTGATCGCGGAGACGGCGGGCTTGCCGGGCCGGCTCGGCGCGACCTCGTCCTCCACCGGCGGCGGCTCGTCACCCGGGGGGTTACCCCAGATCTTCGCGGTGCCCGCGTAGAGGGTCATGTTCGAGACGCGGACCGGGGTCGCGCCGGGGGTGGTGGCGACGCCGTCGTACGACCAGTCGTTGGACGGGTCCCAGGTGCCCGAGCTGGCGATCCGGAACTGGACCTCGCGCCGGTGCTGTGACTGACCCGCGGGGGCGATGGACGTACCCGAGCAGTCGACGGTGACGTAGTAGGTCTTTCCGGACAGCAGGGTCGGTCCGGTGGGGGGCTTGCACTGGTTGTAGGCGGACGAGACCGTGATCTGGCTCGCGGTGGTGGCGCCGTCAAGGGTGAAGTAGTAGCGGAACGAGCCGTTGGTCAGGGTGCGCGCGGGCCAGCCGGACTGGTTCCGGACGATCGCCTTGATCTCGGTGAACGTCGAGCCCGAGGCGTTCACCCCGGCCTCCACGAAGATCTCCGGGCCGTCGGGGGTCTCCGGAGCGGGGAAGTTCGCCGCCGGGGCTCCGCCGTACTCCTTGTAGAGGCGGGCGAGCGCGCCGGTGAAGCCCGCGTTGTAGTCGGTGGCGACCTCGTTCATCACGTAGTCGTCACGCTTGTCGGTGTAGGCGTCGTCGGGGTCGGGCGGACCGCCGACGAGCGCGCCGTACAGGGTGTGGCGGGTCTCGACCGGATTGGTCATCTGGTCGGTCCAGGAACCGTGCGCGGTGCGGTGGTGCGGGTTCTTGGGCGGGTTGGCGCCGAAGCCGATCATGTAGGAGGACTTACGGGGGTTGTCACCGAGCGCGTAGTTGATCTGCCTGACCGCGAAGTCGTGATATCGCGTCTTGCGCGTCGCATCGGTGATCGAGTCGGCGTGGACCAGTGCCGCGAACGAGGTGTTGGCGGCGTAGCGCAGCGACCCCCATCGGTCCAGTACGGCCTGGCCGCCCGGTGAGTACTTCACCCGCTGTCCGTCGACCCCGACCGACCAGTAGTCGAGCCAGCGGTTGGCGTCGTCGAGGTAGCGCTGCTTGCC from Streptosporangium sp. NBC_01756 includes the following:
- a CDS encoding neutral zinc metallopeptidase, whose translation is MRPRGSSPLAFGVFGVLAMTFAAVVVIAGLAGDDGVEVPATPGAGPVATRNTELPPAEDAEVTPPRFGPPPTLKLDSMGETEITPAARQKMLVDLRAMRRSDTAARLKRNPLYGTGTMRPTACRAPRPSTRPAAMLAYLTAVTDCLDRAWSGKFSQAGAVFLQPRRVYWSRPGRGPCGTYPNPRFAAYYCPSNRGMYIGLTHLVEQTGRTDPAANHVPYLTVLAHEYGHHVQTMAGIGGAWWWEVADRSKTAQNAYSRRNELQAQCMAGVFARTVQTSLGVTGARWNQALQMEYSRGDDQGGGGARDHGTGDHYAGWLQQGWKYAKVGYCNTWAVSASQVS
- a CDS encoding SGNH/GDSL hydrolase family protein; the protein is MTVRRSPAPLVMIIGDSFTVGSGPVERWDTYAAKAARELGWQLVTAGAAGTGFVNPGPARRTFQESFTEELSWRPAPDLLIVSGGHNDRRTGFGKVNKAARRLLELARTTWPHTRIIVIGPLWMAKPPRWAYGVRDAVAVAADTEGATFLDPLGEHWRRETILPDGVHPTLAGHVQVARWLVTALRGHGIGPAPGGPGPDRRSG
- a CDS encoding endo-1,4-beta-xylanase, producing MSRLRSAISIGALAVLPIIATVLPVTPAHASEPLRAHAAAHGKFIGTALATSPLAGEASYRTIAGTEFSQVTPENALKWDATEPSQNQFNWSGADAIVNFATQNNQQVHGHTLVWHSQTPNWVQNLGADAMRSAMRNHIAQVVGRYAANPTVVSWDVVNEVFDDNGNMRDSFWRQKLGDDYIADAFRAARTADPDARLCINDYNVEGVNAKSTAMYNLVKTLRSQGVPVDCVGFQGHLAIQYGFPGQVQQNLQRFADLGVQVRFTEIDIRMTMPRDATKDAQQAGYYTNVVNACLAVSQCAGITIWGFTDKYSWVPDTFSGQGAALPYDENYGQKPAYTAIHDALAGGSTTPDTEAPTTPGKPTVSDITGSGAKLTWTAATDNRAVTGYDVYAGTTKLASATTNTVTLTGLNPATAYTVHVVARDAAANTSPASATTTFTTTTAPPNGCTSTYKTTNSWQGGFQGEVTVKCTTAVTTWKSVLTYPSGVNITQAWNATHTATGTVFTFTNAAWNGTIPAGGTATYGFIGSWNGTGTPPTPTLS
- a CDS encoding DUF2207 domain-containing protein, giving the protein MAGSVLHRAAGSVAAVAALTLALSASPALAAGTAAMSATQAGKVTDDTVTLELRQDGILHVTESVTFEGSAPTRKLVDRTRYDDGSDRLYQVVNLKGDATLQGDSITLKGAGAAKLEYDVKGAVTPLADAQELRWYAVGAWSVPVAQAKVTVTGPGQLQNLSCFAGVLSSAIGCTTASPDHTGTTAEFEQQELGPGEVLTVVIGYPPGATKGGPILERRFELSNAFALNAVTGGALAGLLVLMLGGLGLVYWTRGRDARVVGHESGSLSAVENGHFAPPDGVRPGQIGTLMDEQADVVDVTATIVDLAVRGFIRIDEQPRQAYDSPDWTLVRLADAPVGSLLTYERALYDAIFDGRDAVLLSHLQGSFAANLGKVRDALYRDVVTQGWFARRPDTVRTRWTTVGVVLTVAGVLGTVALAWFTTYGLLGLALIIAGAAMAVGGQYMPAKTAKGAGALAHTLGFREYLASGDVGGNIPPAQRVELFSRYLPYAVIFDSVERWARVVSSVNGNGQQADNLYWYHGPAEWDLSKFADSMRTFTMTTSGAISSTRQFRSL
- a CDS encoding glycoside hydrolase family 9 protein — encoded protein: MKKSLAALALLALVAVPVPVAQAAAAPQFSYGEALQKSLWFYEAQQSGKLPSWNRVGWRGDSGLDDGKDVGLDLTGGWYDAGDHVKFGLPMAASATMLAWGAVEYRDAYTSSGQLPHLLNNLKFVNDYFIRAHPSPNVLYGQVGNGGKDHAWWGPAEAMQMERPAYKIDASCGGSDLAGETAAAMAASSIVFRPTDPSYADTLVTHAKQLYAFADTVRKKYSDCISDAQGYYNSWSGYNDELVWGAIWLNRATQDASYLAKAEAGYDNLGTEPQSSTKSYKWTIAWDDKSYGAYVLLHKLTGKQRYLDDANRWLDYWSVGVDGQRVKYSPGGQAVLDRWGSLRYAANTSFAALVHADSITDATRKTRYHDFAVRQINYALGDNPRKSSYMIGFGANPPKNPHHRTAHGSWTDQMTNPVETRHTLYGALVGGPPDPDDAYTDKRDDYVMNEVATDYNAGFTGALARLYKEYGGAPAANFPAPETPDGPEIFVEAGVNASGSTFTEIKAIVRNQSGWPARTLTNGSFRYYFTLDGATTASQITVSSAYNQCKPPTGPTLLSGKTYYVTVDCSGTSIAPAGQSQHRREVQFRIASSGTWDPSNDWSYDGVATTPGATPVRVSNMTLYAGTAKIWGNPPGDEPPPVEDEVAPSRPGKPAVSAITGTTARLTWTAATDNVGVTGYDVYRGSTKAGTATTTSYDLTGLTPTTAYTVHVVARDAAGNSSADSESTSFTTTTPPAGGCTATYKITNSWQGAFQGDVTVKNEGGSAVNGWTVTWKFPNGQTVTQLWNGTHTQTGADVSVRNVGWNGNLAPGASAAFGFSASQNGTNGVPTPVTCTAS
- a CDS encoding cellulase family glycosylhydrolase, translated to MRTRFAMLVALFLSFFISMPAAHAATGLHVSGTKIVEANGTPFVMRGTSHAHTWYASQTASFAGIKSLGANTVRVVLSGGRWTANGAADVANVVSLCKQNKLICVLENHDTTGYGEQSGAYTLDQAVDYWISVKSAIVGQEDYVVLNIGNEPFGNNATTPGWTQATSSAISRLRSNGFQHLIMVDAPNWGQDWGFTMRDNAATVFAADPQRNTVFSVHMYGVFDTAAEVTGYMQSFQSAGLPLVVGEFGFNHSDGNPDEDTIMAQAQARGLGYLGWSWSGNGGGVEYLDQVTNFDVSSLTSWGQRLFNGANGIAQTSVQATIYGGGGTPDTEAPTTPGKPTVSAVTSSGATLNWTAATDNRAVTGYDVYAGTSKLASSSTNTVTLTGLNPATAYTVHVVARDAAANTSPASATTAFTTTTAPPNGCTSTYKTTNSWQGGFQGEVTVKCTTAVTTWKSVLTYPSGVNITQAWNATHTATGTVFTFTNAAWNGTIPAGGTATYGFIGSWNGTGTPPTPTLS